A region of Vibrio tubiashii ATCC 19109 DNA encodes the following proteins:
- a CDS encoding type I restriction-modification system subunit M has translation MTNNNFSSTAAFLWSVADLLRGDFKQSQYGRIILPFTLLRRLECVLEETKPEVIAKFEAVKAMPVEAQEKLLTHTAKLSFYNTSKMDLNRLGETGVASNLESYIQSFSPNAREIFEHFDFFNTIDKLEEADLLYKVAKRFATTDLHPNTISNYGMGLVFEELIRRFAESSNETAGEHFTPRDIVRLTTSLVFSDDDEVLTQSGLVRSIYDPTAGTGGFLSSGMEYVHELNEKASLSAFGQELNPESYAICKADMLIKGQKVDNIKLGNTLSNDQLRTEKFDYMLSNPPFGVDWKKIQKHINDEHKEKGFEGRFGAGLPRVSDGSLLFLMHLVSKMRPQHEGGSRIGIILNGSPLFTGGAGSGESEIRRYILENDLLEAIVALPTDMFYNTGIATYVWILSSHKPEHRKGKVQLINASKERAKAGGRGRSGGAEVEGNDEHVFYSAMRKSLGSKRKELTEESIETIVKTYGQFAENGFSKLFDYKEFGYRRITVERPLQLAIYPKDETRLEALQADKAWAKLDEALQQTILDALASFDEEKILSRDIFNNTLKAKLAPAKLSAAQLKLIVKHLGEHDDAAEVCKTKGKVEANPDLRDNENVPLTEAVEDYFAREVLPHVPDAWIDESKTDEKDGEVGIVGYEIPFNRHFYVYEPPRALEAIDADLDAVSADIMKLLQEVHS, from the coding sequence ATGACCAACAATAACTTCTCTTCAACAGCCGCATTCCTTTGGTCGGTGGCTGACCTCCTACGTGGTGACTTCAAACAATCTCAATACGGTCGTATCATCCTTCCGTTCACGCTACTAAGACGCCTAGAGTGTGTACTAGAAGAAACCAAACCAGAAGTGATTGCTAAGTTTGAAGCTGTAAAAGCAATGCCAGTAGAAGCGCAAGAAAAACTCCTAACACACACGGCAAAGCTAAGCTTCTACAACACCTCTAAGATGGACTTAAACCGCCTTGGAGAAACAGGTGTCGCAAGCAACCTAGAGAGTTACATTCAGTCATTCAGCCCTAATGCTCGTGAGATCTTCGAGCACTTCGATTTTTTCAATACCATCGATAAGCTTGAAGAAGCGGATCTGCTTTACAAAGTAGCTAAACGCTTTGCAACCACAGACCTACACCCAAACACCATCAGCAACTACGGCATGGGCTTAGTGTTTGAAGAGTTAATCAGACGCTTTGCAGAAAGCTCAAACGAAACAGCGGGTGAACACTTTACCCCAAGAGACATCGTTCGCCTGACCACATCACTGGTATTCAGCGATGATGATGAAGTGCTAACCCAATCAGGCTTAGTGCGCTCTATCTATGACCCAACAGCAGGTACAGGTGGCTTCCTATCTTCTGGTATGGAGTATGTGCACGAACTAAACGAAAAGGCATCACTGTCGGCATTTGGTCAAGAGCTTAACCCTGAGTCTTACGCTATCTGTAAAGCGGATATGCTTATCAAAGGGCAGAAAGTCGATAACATCAAGCTAGGTAACACCCTATCGAACGACCAACTGCGCACCGAGAAGTTTGATTACATGCTGTCTAACCCGCCATTCGGTGTGGATTGGAAGAAGATTCAAAAGCACATCAACGATGAACACAAAGAGAAAGGCTTTGAGGGACGCTTTGGTGCGGGTCTACCTCGTGTATCTGATGGCTCACTGCTGTTCTTGATGCACCTTGTTAGCAAAATGCGTCCACAGCATGAGGGGGGCTCTCGTATTGGTATCATCCTTAACGGCTCGCCACTGTTTACAGGTGGTGCAGGTAGTGGTGAGAGTGAGATTCGTCGCTACATCCTAGAGAACGATTTACTTGAAGCGATTGTCGCTCTACCTACCGATATGTTCTACAACACGGGTATCGCTACCTATGTATGGATTCTATCAAGCCATAAACCAGAGCACCGTAAAGGTAAGGTTCAGCTAATTAACGCATCAAAAGAGCGTGCTAAAGCTGGTGGTCGAGGTCGCAGCGGCGGCGCAGAAGTTGAGGGTAATGACGAGCACGTATTCTACTCAGCAATGCGTAAGTCACTTGGTAGTAAGCGTAAAGAGCTAACCGAAGAGAGCATCGAGACTATCGTAAAAACCTACGGTCAATTTGCTGAGAACGGCTTTAGTAAGCTATTTGACTACAAAGAGTTTGGCTACCGCAGAATCACGGTTGAACGTCCACTGCAACTGGCTATCTATCCAAAAGATGAAACTCGCCTAGAAGCCCTACAAGCCGATAAAGCATGGGCGAAGCTAGATGAAGCACTACAACAAACGATTCTTGATGCTCTAGCGTCCTTTGACGAAGAGAAGATTTTATCTCGTGACATCTTCAATAACACCCTAAAAGCTAAGTTAGCACCAGCAAAACTAAGTGCTGCACAGCTAAAACTTATCGTGAAGCACCTTGGCGAGCACGATGATGCAGCGGAAGTATGTAAGACCAAGGGCAAGGTAGAAGCCAACCCAGATCTGCGTGATAACGAGAACGTACCGCTAACAGAAGCCGTTGAAGATTACTTTGCTCGTGAAGTATTGCCACACGTTCCAGACGCTTGGATTGATGAAAGCAAGACCGATGAAAAAGATGGTGAAGTGGGCATTGTTGGCTATGAGATTCCATTTAACCGCCACTTCTATGTGTATGAGCCACCAAGAGCGTTAGAAGCGATAGATGCGGATTTGGATGCGGTATCAGCTGATATTATGAAGTTGCTTCAAGAGGTGCATTCCTAA
- a CDS encoding recombinase family protein, whose product MRIFSYCRVSTTEQTTENQILAIRQKGYEVSDSRVISETVSGSVEAMKREKFKMLVSHQMEEGDMLVVLKLDRLGRDNIDVQNTINLLTDKGIKVVCLDLPVADLSSAEGKLMLQMFSAFAEFERNRIRERTKEGIERAKAQGKKLGRPAAHQTTQLVLDKKAEGLSQSKVASALNLGIATVKRHWNKSL is encoded by the coding sequence ATGCGTATATTTTCTTACTGTCGTGTATCGACAACCGAACAAACAACCGAGAACCAAATATTAGCCATTCGTCAGAAAGGGTACGAAGTCAGTGATTCGAGAGTCATTAGTGAAACTGTCTCAGGTTCAGTTGAAGCTATGAAGCGTGAAAAATTTAAGATGCTGGTCAGTCACCAAATGGAAGAAGGGGACATGCTGGTGGTGTTAAAGCTTGATCGTTTAGGTAGAGATAATATTGACGTTCAAAACACTATTAATCTACTGACGGATAAAGGTATTAAGGTGGTCTGTCTAGACTTACCTGTAGCAGATCTTTCAAGTGCTGAAGGGAAGTTAATGCTACAAATGTTCTCTGCTTTTGCTGAGTTTGAGAGAAATCGTATCAGGGAGCGAACCAAAGAAGGAATTGAGCGAGCCAAAGCGCAAGGGAAAAAGCTAGGTCGCCCTGCCGCTCACCAAACAACACAATTGGTGCTAGACAAAAAAGCTGAAGGCTTGTCACAGTCAAAAGTTGCGTCAGCGTTAAACCTTGGTATCGCCACAGTAAAAAGGCATTGGAATAAGTCTTTGTAA